The following proteins are co-located in the Trichormus variabilis 0441 genome:
- a CDS encoding DUF3172 domain-containing protein — protein sequence MRRKSTGRSTTTSKSPGFQPSIFNFATIAILGGVLVLGIGIGIAFSSTTTLSSSNVASREFIDTKAPNPEICVQYGASAMVMDARLFVTLNPFNVYVAQPSMRPGCVLRQNNWALLEQRKLVTSDQVRECKNRLNTFGFTGNLDSEKPDIRCIYQNESAQNFFMSQPGAVAPSQETERF from the coding sequence ATGAGACGTAAATCTACTGGTAGATCAACTACTACATCTAAATCTCCTGGTTTCCAACCCTCCATATTTAACTTTGCCACCATTGCTATTTTGGGGGGAGTTCTTGTATTAGGAATTGGAATTGGTATTGCTTTTAGCTCTACAACCACCTTATCTTCATCAAATGTTGCCTCTCGTGAATTTATCGACACGAAAGCACCAAATCCAGAGATTTGCGTCCAGTATGGGGCAAGTGCAATGGTGATGGACGCTCGATTATTTGTGACTCTCAACCCATTTAATGTCTATGTTGCCCAACCTAGTATGCGGCCTGGATGTGTTCTGCGGCAAAATAACTGGGCGCTTTTGGAGCAACGTAAACTTGTCACATCTGATCAAGTTAGAGAATGTAAGAATCGTCTCAACACCTTTGGCTTTACAGGTAACTTAGATAGCGAAAAACCTGATATTAGGTGTATTTACCAAAATGAGTCTGCCCAAAACTTCTTTATGTCTCAACCGGGAGCCGTCGCACCATCTCAAGAAACAGAAAGATTTTAA
- a CDS encoding M15 family metallopeptidase, translating to MRPYHQIPIAECGEALVEIPLELFAWESPHPYAKLGAAYGEYSPYFLRQSVVNCLTKAQSYLESLRSRWRIQIFDAYRPVAVQQFMVDYSFALAVEERGLIEAELTPHQRQEIWQAVYEIWAVPSLDEKTPPPHSTGAAVDVTLVDDSGQVVNMGSPIDELSERSHPDYYANNEQPAAQEYHAHRQLLCDVMLKAGFQRNPKEWWHFCYGDQMWAWLNKQPTALYGRVL from the coding sequence ATCAGACCTTATCACCAGATACCGATAGCGGAATGTGGTGAGGCTCTAGTAGAGATTCCTTTGGAATTGTTTGCGTGGGAATCTCCCCATCCCTATGCAAAATTGGGGGCTGCTTACGGAGAATATTCACCTTATTTTTTGCGTCAGAGTGTTGTTAACTGTTTAACAAAAGCTCAAAGTTATTTAGAGTCGCTGCGTTCTCGCTGGCGCATCCAGATTTTTGATGCCTATCGTCCAGTAGCTGTGCAGCAATTTATGGTAGATTACAGCTTTGCTCTGGCAGTCGAGGAACGAGGGTTAATTGAAGCTGAATTAACGCCGCATCAACGTCAAGAAATTTGGCAAGCGGTTTATGAAATTTGGGCTGTACCGAGTTTGGATGAAAAAACTCCTCCTCCCCACAGTACGGGTGCAGCCGTGGACGTGACTTTAGTAGACGATAGCGGACAGGTTGTAAACATGGGTTCACCGATTGATGAATTGTCAGAGCGATCGCATCCAGATTACTATGCCAATAATGAGCAACCAGCAGCGCAGGAATATCACGCGCATCGTCAATTGTTGTGTGATGTGATGTTAAAAGCTGGTTTCCAACGCAATCCGAAGGAGTGGTGGCATTTTTGTTACGGTGATCAAATGTGGGCTTGGTTGAACAAGCAGCCTACTGCCCTCTATGGACGTGTGTTATAG
- a CDS encoding TspO/MBR family protein, whose translation MISSWLVIGAVTFLVAVGSFFITPRDVKWFAQLSRPRWLVFEQFIPLIWTVIFICGAASAYVVWEHDPGGIITWLLMGLYLLVEIITVTYIPLMLRFRSLKTGEIIGLSGFIAGIVLAIAVLPISGLASVLLIPYLVWSPIGTYTTDELRQLNPEDA comes from the coding sequence ATGATTTCCTCTTGGTTAGTGATTGGGGCTGTAACTTTCTTAGTCGCAGTTGGGAGTTTCTTCATTACGCCCCGCGATGTTAAATGGTTTGCTCAATTAAGTCGCCCCCGATGGCTAGTTTTTGAGCAATTTATCCCCTTGATTTGGACTGTAATTTTTATTTGCGGTGCGGCTTCCGCCTATGTTGTTTGGGAACACGATCCAGGCGGTATCATCACTTGGCTACTAATGGGTTTATACCTTTTAGTAGAAATCATCACCGTAACTTATATACCTTTAATGTTGAGATTTCGCAGTCTCAAAACGGGAGAAATTATTGGCTTAAGCGGTTTCATCGCAGGTATTGTGTTGGCGATCGCCGTACTCCCCATTTCTGGACTAGCATCTGTATTATTGATTCCATATCTAGTGTGGAGTCCCATCGGCACATATACCACCGACGAACTAAGACAACTCAATCCCGAAGACGCTTAA
- a CDS encoding TspO/MBR family protein yields MIKSWMVIGGVAILVALAANVMTPSDRKWFNRLQRPRWLTFEAAIPVIWTVIFICGAWSAYIVWEKNPGTNTTWIIMGLYLLLEIVTIAYTPVMSKLRSLRVGTIVGGTGLVVSIILTLVVLNISGWAALLLVPYLLWSPIGTYTTWQMAHLNPQDA; encoded by the coding sequence ATGATTAAATCTTGGATGGTGATTGGTGGTGTGGCTATTTTGGTGGCCTTGGCTGCTAATGTAATGACACCGAGCGATCGCAAGTGGTTCAACCGCCTGCAAAGACCCAGATGGCTAACATTTGAAGCAGCAATCCCAGTAATCTGGACTGTAATTTTTATCTGTGGTGCTTGGTCTGCTTATATTGTGTGGGAGAAAAACCCAGGAACCAATACAACGTGGATCATCATGGGTTTATATCTGCTATTAGAAATTGTAACTATTGCATATACACCTGTGATGTCTAAGCTCCGCAGTCTTCGGGTAGGTACAATTGTCGGAGGTACAGGTTTAGTTGTCAGCATAATTTTAACGCTGGTCGTCTTAAATATTTCTGGTTGGGCAGCATTATTACTAGTTCCTTATTTGCTGTGGAGTCCCATCGGTACTTACACTACTTGGCAAATGGCTCATCTCAATCCTCAAGATGCTTAA
- a CDS encoding DUF3611 family protein, whose product MEAESEMRSPTVGGRSSSTVSGMPSVAPTLYGIANTIRLTGWIILWVQLGLAVVTGLVLLFASTGRGFTDQPNAGLGIGIFWAVCGLIALLFSVYWDFRYTRIGKHLANPNPALHPSKADTSAAIRLGIIVSLAGILLTLVGAGATLGVLIAKSISQPPGVAITDPNKIIRALDVFVMVANINGISAHFVGAIASIWLLERVHQH is encoded by the coding sequence ATGGAAGCGGAATCAGAAATGCGATCGCCGACGGTGGGCGGAAGGTCATCGTCTACTGTAAGTGGAATGCCATCTGTAGCACCAACACTATACGGAATTGCCAATACAATTCGGCTCACAGGCTGGATTATCCTTTGGGTACAATTGGGGCTGGCTGTGGTAACTGGTTTAGTTTTACTATTTGCCTCCACTGGTCGCGGCTTTACCGATCAACCGAATGCAGGTTTAGGAATCGGGATATTTTGGGCTGTCTGTGGTCTTATAGCCTTGTTATTTAGCGTTTATTGGGATTTTCGTTACACCCGCATCGGGAAGCATTTAGCAAATCCTAATCCAGCTTTGCATCCAAGTAAGGCAGATACCAGCGCGGCTATTAGGCTAGGAATAATAGTAAGTTTAGCGGGAATATTACTAACCCTTGTAGGTGCTGGTGCAACCTTGGGTGTACTCATCGCAAAATCGATTTCTCAACCACCGGGAGTTGCCATTACTGACCCCAACAAAATTATCAGGGCGCTGGATGTATTTGTCATGGTAGCAAATATCAACGGTATTTCTGCCCATTTTGTCGGGGCGATCGCTTCAATTTGGTTACTTGAGCGAGTACATCAACACTAA
- a CDS encoding response regulator transcription factor codes for MPHVLLVDDEVALCESLAYTLQKEGYTVTTVADGQSAIKQFHKQVPDVILLDLMLPEVSGMEVCWRIRAFSDVPIVMLTAKDQDIDKIWGLEAGADDYVTKPFNTRELLARIKAVLRRRAGEQPA; via the coding sequence ATGCCCCACGTCTTACTGGTAGATGATGAAGTAGCCCTATGTGAAAGTCTCGCTTATACCCTACAAAAAGAGGGCTATACAGTGACGACCGTCGCAGATGGACAGAGTGCAATTAAACAATTCCATAAACAAGTACCGGATGTAATTTTGCTGGACTTGATGCTACCAGAAGTAAGCGGAATGGAAGTTTGTTGGCGCATTCGGGCATTTTCCGACGTGCCAATAGTAATGTTGACAGCTAAAGATCAAGACATAGATAAAATTTGGGGTTTGGAAGCGGGAGCAGATGATTACGTCACCAAGCCATTCAACACCCGTGAGCTTTTGGCACGCATTAAAGCCGTGTTACGTCGTCGCGCTGGAGAGCAGCCAGCATGA
- a CDS encoding sensor histidine kinase translates to MKGWWPAIKLNTIHSKLLATYLLLIVLGTSCMASYILWSFHVYFMRSRQSDLENWTNALSESVADALEEKNLQRVNLLVQRYGAPQNLTLRIFNQKGSLLATSDPNLDQQVQNWYAVPGMAEALQKRQSQGVAKGILSRKDRLYVAKPIVRNGQFLGVLRMSITLEQFQRQFARVIVSVLGSLALTIVLCALISTRFARSLSRPIEIMGNFAIRLGSGQFGDTLTIHENNELDQLAVELNRMSERLASLDQERRTFLANVSHELRTPISNVQVTVDALKGGAYEEPQLRDRFFQTIENETKRLSRLIHDLLDLGRLEAGVSQLEQQNLSLSGLINRAVNAMEPRMQAAGVSLQVKVSDLLIQGDPERLLQAILNLLDNAIKHSQPDSQVLISGYSDGKQAVIKIQDQGKGIREQDLPRIFEQFYTTDPSRTGKSSGLGLAITKRIIEAHQGRITANSTAHQGATFTIYLPLPAKNN, encoded by the coding sequence ATGAAAGGCTGGTGGCCTGCTATTAAATTAAATACTATTCATTCCAAGTTGTTAGCTACTTATCTGCTGCTGATAGTCTTGGGGACTTCCTGTATGGCCAGCTATATTCTCTGGTCTTTCCATGTTTACTTTATGCGATCGCGACAAAGCGACTTAGAGAACTGGACAAATGCTTTGAGCGAGAGTGTAGCAGATGCTTTGGAAGAAAAAAATCTGCAACGCGTCAATCTATTAGTGCAGAGATATGGCGCACCACAAAACCTTACACTCCGTATTTTTAATCAGAAAGGTAGCTTGCTAGCCACTTCTGATCCCAATTTAGATCAACAAGTTCAAAACTGGTACGCAGTTCCGGGAATGGCTGAAGCTCTGCAAAAACGTCAATCCCAGGGGGTCGCTAAAGGTATTTTATCGCGTAAAGATCGCCTGTACGTTGCCAAACCCATTGTGCGGAACGGTCAATTCCTGGGTGTGCTGCGAATGTCAATTACTTTGGAGCAATTTCAGCGTCAGTTTGCAAGAGTGATTGTTAGTGTACTGGGTAGCTTGGCGTTAACTATCGTTTTATGCGCGTTGATTAGCACGCGCTTTGCTCGCAGTCTTTCTAGACCGATTGAAATTATGGGTAACTTCGCAATTCGGTTGGGTAGTGGTCAATTTGGCGATACCTTAACTATCCATGAGAATAATGAATTGGATCAGCTAGCGGTGGAACTGAACCGGATGAGTGAAAGATTAGCCTCTCTAGACCAAGAGCGCAGAACTTTTCTGGCAAATGTTTCTCATGAACTCCGCACACCTATTAGCAATGTTCAGGTGACAGTAGATGCACTGAAAGGGGGAGCTTACGAAGAACCTCAATTGCGCGATCGCTTTTTTCAAACAATTGAAAATGAAACTAAACGTTTATCACGACTGATTCATGACCTGTTAGATTTAGGACGCTTAGAAGCGGGGGTCAGCCAGCTAGAACAGCAAAATTTATCATTATCAGGTTTGATCAACCGTGCGGTTAATGCTATGGAACCTAGAATGCAGGCTGCTGGCGTATCATTGCAAGTTAAAGTAAGCGATTTACTCATCCAAGGTGATCCAGAACGCCTATTACAAGCCATTTTGAATTTACTGGATAATGCCATCAAACACTCACAACCTGATTCTCAAGTCTTGATTTCTGGCTACAGCGACGGTAAACAAGCAGTTATCAAAATTCAAGACCAAGGCAAAGGCATTCGGGAACAGGATTTACCCCGGATTTTTGAACAGTTTTATACAACAGATCCCTCACGCACAGGTAAAAGTAGCGGTTTAGGACTAGCGATTACTAAACGAATTATAGAAGCCCATCAAGGACGTATTACAGCCAACAGCACTGCCCATCAAGGGGCAACCTTTACCATTTATCTCCCGTTGCCAGCAAAAAATAACTAA
- the murD gene encoding UDP-N-acetylmuramoyl-L-alanine--D-glutamate ligase, translating to MSKAHVVGLGKSGVAAARLLKREGWEVVLSDRNTSDTLLKQQQELAKEQITVELGYSLDFAGALPDLIVVSPGVPWDIPALVKARELGIETIGEMELAWRHLKSLPWVGITGTNGKTTTTALIAAIFQAAGFDAPACGNIGYAACEVALAATPPDWIIGEMSSYQIESSLTLAPHISIWTTFTPDHLARHKTLENYYDIKAKLLRQSHLQVFNGDDAYLSKIGASHWPDAYWTSVKGKDYLIGDKGFYIEDGWVVEQLQPNSSPQRIVAAEALRMVGAHNLQNLLMAVAAARLADIPPNAIDKAVREFPGVAHRLEHICTWQGIDFINDSKATNYDAAEVGLASVKSPVILIAGGEAKPGDDAAWLAKIQGQTSAVLLIGNAAPAFAQRLQEIGYSNYEIVETMEQAVRRSLDLAKHHQAPVVLLSPACASFDQYPNFEARGDHFRQLCLELVGS from the coding sequence ATGTCCAAAGCCCATGTAGTTGGATTAGGAAAGTCCGGTGTTGCTGCGGCGAGATTGTTGAAACGGGAAGGTTGGGAGGTAGTGCTAAGCGATCGCAATACCTCCGATACCCTCCTAAAACAGCAACAAGAACTCGCTAAAGAACAAATCACAGTTGAATTAGGGTATTCGCTAGATTTTGCTGGTGCTTTACCTGATTTGATTGTTGTCAGTCCCGGCGTTCCTTGGGACATTCCCGCCTTAGTCAAAGCGCGAGAATTGGGCATAGAAACTATCGGCGAAATGGAATTGGCTTGGCGACATTTAAAGTCCTTGCCTTGGGTAGGAATTACCGGCACTAATGGCAAAACCACCACCACCGCCTTAATCGCCGCTATCTTTCAAGCAGCAGGATTCGATGCCCCCGCCTGCGGTAACATCGGCTATGCAGCTTGTGAAGTTGCCTTAGCAGCAACGCCCCCAGACTGGATAATTGGGGAAATGAGCAGCTATCAAATAGAATCTTCCCTTACCTTAGCCCCCCACATTAGTATCTGGACAACCTTCACCCCAGACCACCTAGCCCGCCACAAAACGTTAGAAAACTATTACGACATCAAAGCCAAGTTATTACGTCAATCCCATCTACAAGTGTTCAATGGTGATGATGCTTACCTATCTAAAATAGGTGCAAGTCATTGGCCGGATGCCTATTGGACAAGTGTGAAAGGGAAAGATTACCTAATTGGTGACAAAGGCTTTTATATTGAAGATGGCTGGGTGGTAGAACAATTACAGCCAAACTCCTCGCCTCAAAGAATTGTTGCAGCTGAAGCCTTACGCATGGTAGGGGCGCACAACCTGCAAAATCTCCTCATGGCAGTAGCCGCAGCCCGTTTAGCAGATATTCCCCCCAATGCCATTGACAAGGCGGTGCGAGAATTTCCAGGGGTTGCCCATCGCTTGGAACATATCTGCACTTGGCAAGGCATCGACTTTATCAACGACAGCAAAGCCACCAACTACGATGCGGCGGAAGTAGGTCTAGCATCGGTGAAAAGCCCAGTGATTTTGATTGCTGGTGGTGAAGCCAAACCAGGGGATGATGCAGCTTGGTTAGCGAAAATCCAAGGGCAAACATCAGCTGTATTACTCATTGGCAACGCTGCACCAGCATTTGCCCAACGCCTACAAGAAATCGGCTATAGCAATTATGAAATCGTGGAGACGATGGAACAAGCGGTAAGGCGATCGCTAGACTTAGCTAAACACCATCAAGCACCCGTAGTCTTACTATCCCCAGCCTGCGCTAGCTTTGACCAATACCCCAATTTTGAAGCACGGGGCGATCATTTTCGTCAATTGTGTCTGGAATTGGTAGGGTCGTAA
- the glyS gene encoding glycine--tRNA ligase subunit beta — MPGFLLEVGTEELPASFLSGAIAQWRSRIPQSLAANSLTSESVEVYGTPRRLAVLITGLPSQQPDREEEIKGPPAQAAFKDGQPTPAAVGFAKKQGVELEALEVRPTDKGEFVFVQKKTPGRPVAEILTELVPQWIYHLEGKRLMRWGDGDVRFSRPIRWLVTLLDEAILPLELVNGSLTVKSDRISYGHRVLHPAPITIQQASDYVNTLRSGYVTVDAKERAAIIKEQVETTVQKLGGYTEIYPDLLEEVTNLVEWPSPVVGKFEEEFLNLPTEVTTTVMVSHQRYFPVFKTGDHKELLPYFITVSNGDPTKSDVIAVGNERVIRARLADGQFFYKTDLSKSLESYLPQLETVTFQEDLGSLRGKVERIVKVAAKISSQLELGESDRQHIQRATLLCKADLVTQMVFEFPELQGIMGQKYAVASGESPEVATAIFEHYLPRGADDILPQTLTGQVAGLADRLDTLVSIFGLGLIPTGSSDPFALRRAANAVINITWAANLQINLASLLAQTVTEFATQYNKDQAPLITALNEFFLQRIRTLLQEEKQIDYDLVNAVLGDNDPEYTERALQDLLDVRDRALYLQQIRRDGTLDKIYETVNRSTRLAAQGDLDTQQLDPTSVLRPELFQKSSESAFYDALLKLVPQTQAAQQSRNYQLLVAGLVEIAPTVSNFFDGADSVLVIDPDPEIKRNRLNILGLLRNHARVLADFGAIVKNL; from the coding sequence ATGCCTGGGTTTTTATTGGAAGTTGGAACAGAAGAATTACCTGCAAGCTTTCTCAGTGGTGCGATCGCTCAGTGGCGATCGCGGATTCCCCAGAGTTTAGCAGCTAATAGCCTCACCAGTGAATCTGTAGAAGTCTACGGGACTCCCCGGCGTTTGGCAGTACTCATCACAGGTTTACCATCCCAGCAGCCGGATCGGGAAGAGGAAATCAAAGGCCCACCAGCTCAAGCAGCTTTTAAAGATGGTCAACCAACTCCAGCCGCCGTCGGTTTTGCTAAAAAGCAAGGGGTAGAGCTAGAGGCATTAGAGGTACGCCCCACGGATAAGGGGGAATTTGTCTTTGTCCAGAAAAAAACGCCCGGTCGTCCTGTGGCAGAAATATTAACTGAACTTGTCCCCCAATGGATTTATCACCTAGAAGGTAAGCGGTTGATGCGTTGGGGTGATGGGGATGTTAGGTTTTCTCGTCCCATTCGCTGGCTAGTTACTTTATTAGATGAGGCGATTTTACCCCTGGAATTGGTGAATGGTTCCTTGACAGTGAAGAGCGATCGCATCTCCTACGGTCATCGGGTTTTACATCCCGCACCAATTACAATTCAACAAGCCAGTGATTATGTCAACACACTGCGTTCTGGTTATGTAACTGTAGATGCTAAGGAACGGGCAGCGATAATTAAGGAACAAGTAGAAACTACAGTCCAAAAATTAGGCGGTTATACAGAAATTTACCCAGATTTGTTAGAGGAAGTTACTAACTTAGTAGAATGGCCTTCCCCTGTGGTCGGTAAATTTGAAGAAGAATTTTTAAACTTACCAACGGAAGTCACGACCACCGTTATGGTGAGTCACCAGCGTTATTTTCCCGTGTTTAAAACTGGGGATCATAAAGAACTTTTACCTTATTTCATCACCGTTTCTAACGGCGACCCCACTAAATCAGATGTGATTGCTGTTGGTAATGAAAGAGTGATTCGGGCTAGATTAGCAGATGGTCAGTTTTTCTATAAAACCGATTTATCCAAGAGTTTAGAAAGTTATTTACCCCAATTAGAAACAGTCACCTTTCAAGAAGATTTGGGATCTCTACGTGGCAAGGTAGAGAGAATTGTTAAGGTTGCTGCAAAAATTAGCAGTCAACTTGAATTAGGAGAAAGCGATCGCCAACATATCCAAAGAGCTACTTTATTATGTAAAGCTGATTTAGTTACCCAAATGGTGTTTGAATTCCCAGAACTACAGGGAATTATGGGACAAAAGTATGCTGTAGCTAGTGGAGAAAGTCCAGAAGTTGCCACGGCAATTTTTGAACATTATTTACCACGGGGAGCCGATGACATCTTACCCCAAACCCTTACAGGTCAAGTCGCCGGTTTGGCAGATAGACTCGATACTTTAGTGAGTATCTTTGGCTTGGGCTTAATTCCCACAGGTTCATCTGACCCCTTTGCTTTACGCCGCGCCGCCAACGCTGTTATTAACATTACTTGGGCTGCTAATTTACAAATTAACTTAGCTAGTTTACTGGCACAAACAGTCACCGAATTTGCCACCCAATACAACAAAGACCAAGCACCGTTAATTACAGCCCTAAACGAGTTCTTCTTACAACGCATCCGCACCTTATTACAAGAAGAAAAACAAATCGACTACGACCTCGTAAATGCGGTGTTGGGAGACAATGACCCAGAATATACAGAACGAGCATTACAGGATTTACTAGATGTGCGCGATCGCGCTCTTTATCTGCAACAAATCCGCCGCGACGGTACACTAGATAAAATCTATGAAACCGTGAACCGTTCTACACGCCTAGCAGCCCAAGGTGATTTGGATACCCAACAGCTAGACCCCACATCTGTACTGCGTCCCGAACTGTTCCAAAAATCTTCCGAATCAGCTTTTTACGATGCTTTGCTCAAGCTAGTACCCCAAACGCAAGCAGCACAACAGTCACGCAACTATCAATTGTTAGTAGCGGGGTTAGTGGAGATTGCGCCTACTGTGAGTAACTTCTTTGATGGGGCGGATAGCGTTTTAGTGATTGACCCCGACCCAGAAATCAAGCGCAATCGTTTAAATATCCTGGGATTATTGCGGAATCATGCCCGTGTACTAGCTGACTTTGGGGCGATCGTGAAAAATCTGTAG
- the corA gene encoding magnesium/cobalt transporter CorA → MIRKLRRFAKVVNKPYKDEFYHYPGTIPGTIIIDADAPPPEIDLIDYNQTDFVHRRVATPEECVPYLDTESVTWVDVQGLGNQDILERVGQIFELPPLVLEDVVNVSERPKTEDYDDQLLFIARMVVPKERESGFYSEQVSLVLGKHYLLSIQEEPEHDCFEGVRMRIEKGKGNIRRQRADYLAYALLDAIIDGFFPVLERYGEALEDLEEEVIVSPTRQTLQKIYQVRRELLQLRRAIWPQRDAINSLIRDRSQLISPEVQIYLRDCYDHTVQVMDMVETYRELASGLMDVYLSAVGNKMNEVMKLLTVVSSIFIPLTFVAGIYGMNFNTEKSPYNMPELNWYWGYPLCLGVMGAIAFALLFLFWKRGWLENSSMIERD, encoded by the coding sequence ATGATTAGAAAACTGCGTCGCTTTGCCAAAGTAGTCAATAAACCATACAAAGATGAGTTCTATCACTACCCTGGAACCATCCCTGGAACCATTATTATTGATGCAGATGCGCCACCACCGGAAATTGACTTGATTGACTATAATCAAACTGATTTTGTTCATCGGCGAGTTGCAACCCCGGAAGAATGCGTTCCCTATTTGGATACGGAGTCTGTGACTTGGGTAGATGTCCAGGGTTTGGGTAATCAAGACATCTTAGAGCGAGTGGGGCAAATTTTTGAATTACCGCCTCTGGTGTTGGAAGATGTGGTGAATGTATCGGAACGCCCCAAAACTGAGGATTATGACGACCAATTATTATTTATTGCCCGGATGGTTGTACCCAAGGAAAGAGAATCAGGGTTTTATAGTGAGCAAGTCAGTTTAGTCTTAGGTAAACATTACTTGTTAAGTATTCAGGAAGAACCGGAGCATGATTGCTTTGAAGGCGTGAGGATGCGAATTGAAAAAGGTAAAGGAAATATCCGTCGCCAAAGGGCAGACTATTTAGCTTATGCTTTGCTTGATGCAATCATTGATGGTTTTTTCCCCGTTTTGGAACGTTACGGGGAAGCACTTGAGGATTTAGAAGAAGAAGTAATCGTTAGTCCTACTCGCCAAACACTGCAAAAAATTTATCAAGTCAGGCGAGAATTACTACAACTGCGTCGCGCTATTTGGCCGCAACGAGATGCGATTAATTCTTTGATACGCGATCGCAGTCAACTAATTAGCCCGGAGGTGCAAATCTATCTCCGCGATTGTTATGACCATACAGTGCAAGTCATGGATATGGTGGAAACCTACCGCGAGTTAGCCTCTGGTTTGATGGATGTATACTTGTCAGCAGTCGGTAACAAAATGAATGAAGTTATGAAACTACTGACAGTGGTTTCATCTATCTTTATTCCCCTAACTTTTGTTGCAGGTATATATGGCATGAATTTCAATACGGAAAAATCACCCTACAATATGCCTGAGTTGAACTGGTATTGGGGTTATCCCCTGTGCTTAGGAGTTATGGGAGCGATCGCTTTTGCATTACTCTTTCTATTTTGGAAACGAGGTTGGCTAGAAAATTCTTCTATGATTGAGCGTGATTAA
- the rnc gene encoding ribonuclease III, whose translation MTLVYPRRQRQLESLVRKLGLPTTAPIKWELLDLALTHPTVSESANYEQLEFVGDAVVRLAAAVMLWETYPDCPVGDFAAIRSVLVSDRILAQLAREYGLELHLLVAGSATSDKIGQESRLADAFEAVLGALYLSTSNLELIRPWLDHHFRQLAAEIRLDPARLNYKAALQEWTQAQFKVLPEYRVVEINQANRTQERFAAEVWLHGNKLGEGKGRSIKAAEQAAAKVAFLAITPPEEMSGQ comes from the coding sequence ATGACTCTTGTGTATCCCCGCCGACAAAGGCAACTTGAAAGTTTAGTAAGAAAATTAGGTCTGCCAACAACAGCACCCATTAAGTGGGAATTGCTGGATTTGGCATTGACTCATCCTACTGTGTCTGAATCAGCCAATTATGAACAGTTGGAGTTTGTTGGTGATGCAGTGGTAAGATTAGCGGCTGCTGTGATGCTATGGGAGACTTATCCTGATTGCCCTGTAGGAGATTTTGCGGCAATTCGTTCAGTATTAGTGAGCGATCGCATCCTCGCCCAGTTAGCCAGAGAATATGGTTTAGAATTACATTTATTGGTTGCTGGCAGTGCCACCAGTGACAAAATTGGTCAGGAGTCCCGATTAGCAGATGCTTTTGAAGCTGTTTTAGGTGCGCTTTATCTCAGCACTTCTAATCTAGAACTCATTCGCCCTTGGTTAGATCATCACTTTCGCCAACTAGCAGCCGAAATTCGCCTCGACCCCGCCAGACTCAACTACAAAGCCGCGCTACAAGAATGGACGCAAGCACAATTTAAGGTGTTACCTGAATATCGAGTCGTCGAAATTAATCAGGCAAACCGCACCCAAGAACGTTTTGCCGCCGAAGTTTGGTTACACGGTAACAAACTCGGTGAAGGTAAAGGACGCTCTATCAAAGCCGCCGAACAAGCCGCCGCCAAAGTAGCATTTTTGGCTATCACTCCTCCAGAAGAAATGAGTGGTCAATAG